Genomic DNA from Candidatus Sulfurimonas marisnigri:
CGAACTTTCAAAACCAAGGCTAAATACTCTTTTGGGTATAAAGGTCGAGACGATAAAAACTACTCAAACTCTTCCAAAGCTAAATACTAGAGTGTTTAATAAAGATGAACTAATGCAAAGCAGATGTTATCCTCAGGATATATTAAAAACAATTGATACAAAAGCTGACCTATACCAAAACAAACCGGTTTGGTTTTTTCGACCAAATCAAAATGGTTACGAAGGAAGTGTTGGTATTGCTGAAAAAGAGAGTTTGAAAAGTTATGAAGAGCAAAAAAAAGTTGCTGTAATCTTGGCAAAATCTGCTCTTTCAAAGCGAAAAAAAACACAAATTGCATCAGAACATGAAGCATTGGAAATCTTACATAATGATACATCAGGAGAAATCTTTGAAACATCGTCAATTGTAAGAAGTGCAAATAGATCACAACCAACGACTGTAAAAGACATATGGCTTGATCCGCAGAGTTGTGAGCTGTATGTTTGGATTGTTAATAATTAAAAAAATAAAATACAAAGTATATAAATGAAATTATTAAAACATTTACTTTTTGCTACTCTCTTGCCTCTGTTATTTGGGGGATGTGTATCTAATCTTGCAAACTCTATAGGTGTTGATTTAAGCAACTCCTCGCAGCAGGACAAAATGTATATTGCAGGTCGTTATGCAGAAGCGGCAACCCTAGCATATGAGAGTAAAGATAAAAGAGCTTCATTAGATGAGGCAAACTTACTCTCAACTCTAAAAGCAGGAAACTCATATTTTTATGCAAAAGATTATATTAACAGCATTAAGATGCTTGATGAATCAGAAGATATTATAAAATTTCACCACGAAGAGACGATTGGGGGAAGTGTGGCAGACTACATGTCACAGTTGATGCTTAATGATGCGGCAATAGATTATCACGCAACAATAAGTGAAGCGATTATGGTGAACACATATAAGTCACTAGATTATATGGCACTAGGAAAGCATGCGCAAGCTAGAGTTGAACTAAATCGCGCTATTGACCGTCAAAGACGTGCAAAAGAGACATATGCAGAGTTGATAGGTAAGCAAAAAGATGCAATCGCAGAAAAAAGGAGAGAGAAAAGAAGTGCTGGATTTGATAAAACACTCTCTAATCCAACAATTAAAAGCATAGCACAAAGAAACTACTCATCTTTGGAGCAGTTTCAGGCTTATCCTGATTTTGTGAATCCATTTACAACCTATTTAGCAGGTCTGTTTTTTGCAATAGAGGGTGACTACTCAAAATCATCATCACTTTTAAAAGAGGTGCATGGGATGGTGCCAAAAAATAAAACCGTAAAAGCTGATTTTGAGATGGTAGAAGATGCACTCTCGGGCAAGCCCATTAGTGAAAAGTATGTATGGATTATATATGAAAACGGTTTAGGAGCTGTCAAGTCTGAGTATAGAATAAATATACCAATGTTTCTCTTCTCTCCTAGATTAGTATATGCAGGGATAGCTTTGCCAAAAATGCATACAAGAGAGCAGGCAACATCAAGTATAACTGTTTTTTCTCAAGGGGAAAAAGAGCAAGAGACATCATTGGTGGCTGATATGGACAGAGTTGTATTAACTGAGTTTAACTACTCGTATAACGATATTTTAACACGGGCTGTATTCTCAGCAATATTAAAAACATATGCACAGTATAGAGCAAATGAGAAAGGTGGAGCGGTTCTTGGTATGGCAGCTGGTATTTTCCAGTCCTTAACAACACATGCTGATACTAGAGTTTGGAATTCTTTGCCAAAAAATTTCCAAATTGCAAGAGTAAAAATGCCTCTGGACGGTAAACTACTCCTTAAAGCGGGAGTGAAAAATTTAGATGTCAATCTTGACACAAATGCTAAATATGCTGTTATTTATGTTAAAATCCCAACAGTAATTTCAATACCAAGCGTTAGTATTATTAACTTTTATTAAAGTTAATAGACCGTGTTTTGATTTAATAACTAATTTTATATAAAAGATTTTTATGTCAATAAGGCCACATAGATACAAAGTCATTCTTATTTTGACTTTTATTATTTCATTTTCTATTATGTTTTTTGTAATCACAAATGACAAAAATAAAAGAATCAAAGAACATTTACGTCAAGTTATATTAACTAATCAAATGAACTATGATGTTAATTTAAGAATGTATAAAAAGTTATCGCAACAGACCTTTGATTTAATAGTTGAGCAGCCAGATGTTTTAAATATTTTACAAGAGGCTCAAAGTGCAAGTGAAACAAAAAGATCTTTATTAAGAGAAAAACTATATGATTTAACAAAAGAGAAATATGCAAAATTAGTAAAACTGGGTGTTTTACAATTTCAATTTGTTTTTCCAAATAATAAAGATTTTTTAAGAGTACATAAGCATGGAAAATTTGGGGATGATTTAACAGGTATTAGATATAGTTTTAATTATGTAAACAAGCATAAAAAACCTATAGAGGGGTTTGAGGGTGGAAGAACTACCCACGCATATAGATTTGTATATCCAGTTTTTTCAAATAAAAGCAACTATCTAGGAAGTGTGGAAATCTCTTTTTCATCCGGGGCTCTTCAAGAATCAATGGAAAAAAATCACAATACACACACCCATTTTATTGTGAATAAAAAACTATTTAATACAAACTTATGGAAACCTGAGATTTTTCAGAAATATCTACCAAGTGTTGAAAATGAAAATTACCTATATACTGTTACTTCAAACATGGATGTAAGTGAAAGAGAAAATGAAAAGAAAATAATAGATAAGTTCATGAAGAAAGATATAGAAAAAAACCTGAAACACGAAAAATCTTTTGCTCTATATCAGGAGTTTGATAATTTTGTTAAGGTTGTGACGTTTATTCCTGTAAGTCATACTGACAATAAAAGTGTGGCTGCATATTTAGTCTCACATACAACCAGTGATGATATAGCGCATCTCCTCAATGATTTTAGAAATATTAACGTGCTGTTGAGTGTTTTTTTATTGGTTTTATTTTATTTTATTTACAGGATTTTAAAATCAAATACTAATATAAAGATTGCTCAGAAGGAGACAAAATCAATCATAAATTTTTTGCCTTCAATAATGATACTAAATAGAAATAAAAATATGATAGAAGTTAATTTAAAATTTCTAATGTTTTTTAATCAACACAAAGATATAGATGATTTCTTAGAGCATTATGAGTGCATTTGTGATTTATTTGAAGAATACGATGATGAAAACTACATTCAAGAAACATACGTTAATAAAGTTTATTGGACAGATTACGTAAAAAATAATAAAGATAAAATACACAAAGCTATGATTATAAAAGATGGTAAGCAACACCACTTTACAGTTAAGGTTAGAGAAGTTATCTATAAAAATGAGACTACAGATATAGTACAACTAATTGAAATAACAAAAGAACTAGAGTTGAACAATAGTATAAAAGAGAAAGAAAAACAACTTTTTCAGCAAGCTAAAATGGCGTCAATGGGAGAGATGATAGGCAATATAGCTCATCAGTGGAGACAACCTTTAAATATAATAAGCGTTATGAATATGAAAGTAGAATTTTTGCTAGAGTTAAATGAGACTATAAATTATGATGATTATGAACCGATTTCAAAATCAATAGCAGGACAACTTGAATATATGACAAAAACTATTGATGATTTTAGAAGTTATTATAATCCAAATAAATTAAAAGAAAACTTCAGTATTAAACAAAGCATACAAGATGTTTATAATCTAATTTACCCTCAATTAAATAGCCATTCAGTAGATCTTATCATAACAGAGGATTCTGATAATGAAGAGTTAATTATATATGGTCATGCAAATGAGTTTAAGCAGGTTATTATAAATATGGTGAATAATTCAAAAGATGCTATTTTACACTGCCAAGAAAATGATAAAGATAAAGCGGGGAAAATAGAAATATCTATTAAAAAAATGAACGATGAAATTATTATTACCATTAAAGATAATGGTGGAGGGATACCTCTTGATATAATCGATAAAATATATGAACCATATTTTACAACTAAACATAAATCTAAAGGGACTGGACTTGGTCTAAATATGAGTCATCAAATTATTACTGATCATATGAATGGAACAATAGTGGTTTATAATTTAGAACACAACAAAGAAGATGCAGGTACAATTTTTATTATAACTTTACCTATAAATAAGAATAATAATATTAGTTGATGGGAAAGATAGTTTATGTTAAAATACAAATAGTAATCTTTAGGTATAAGTGTTAGCGTGATAAACTTTTAAGGAGTATTTATGAGGTCAAGCATATTAATAATTTTAGCATTAGTTGCTTTCTTTGGTTGTAGTAAATCACCGGAACCTGCTGGTACAATAGTCAAAGTTGTTAATGGATGTGGTAATAGTGATATTGTAATTACAGATATTAAAGGTAGAAAAAAGCCTGATGGTTTTATGCAGGCTCAGGTAATTGGTGAAAATAGTTCTAACAATTATCAGGCTCTGGAATATCGTGTCGTTTGGTTTGATAAAGAGGGCTTTAAGATAGATAGTATCCTTTCTATCTGGAAAAAAGCTCCAGCTTATGCAAGTCAACCTTTTTACATTAACGCAACATCACCAAGTACAAAAGCGAGAACATTTCGCCTATATATAAAAAAAGATAAGGAAATAATATGCGACGAACAATACGATGGACATTAATCTTAGGTGTAACTGGCCTCTTATTTAGTGGATGTGCAACAAAAACCACAAATATTGATATAAACAACGATAAGGGTGATGCAGTTATGGGACTTGACTACCGTGACTTTCAAGGTGCAGCTCAAGATATGATTGAGTCACTACTAGCTTCAGGAGCTGTAAATAAACCTAATGGTGAGCGTTATGTTCTTGTAGTTTCTAGAATTATCAATGACACAATGCAACATATTGACACTGATCAGTTAGTTAAAAAAATAAGGGTAGGTCTACTTCGCAGTGGTAAAGTTGTTGTAACAACAGCTGTTGGAGTAAATGGTGCTGAAGATACAATGGCCATGAAAACTAGAAAAGAGCTTCGAGTAGATGACGAGTTCAATCAAAAAACAGTTGCTGGAAAAGGGTCAATGATTGCACCTGATTTGAGCCTTTCAGGAAAAATTCTACAACGTAATATTCGTGTAGATAAATCAACACAACGTGTAGAGTACTATTTTCAAATGTCTTTAACAGACATTAAAACAGGTTTGGCTTTTTGGGAAGATGAGCGTGTTATCGGAAAACGCGGTAGCAATAAATCTGTAGCGTGGTAAAGACTTTTATGAGCTTGGCTAATAAAATATGAACTACTCCATTTTAGTAATTGCAACAGCTACACTGCTTATAAGCGGATGTGCTCAAAAGGCAACAGTTCTCGCAATACAGCCAGCGGAAGTTGACCGTATGGCAAGCACTAAAAAGGTTGCAGTGAGCGCTTTTTCACATGATATTGCAGGGCTTTCAAATAAGATTGAGGTTGAGTTGGCAGGTAAGAAAGTAGATGGGAAGAACTATTTTACAACAATTAGCCGCAGTGATATAAACAAAGTTTTAGAGGAGCAACGTCTCCAAAATTCAGGTCTTTTTGACGATTCAAGCTCTGTTAAAATGGGCAAATTGCTCGGTGCTCAGGCACTTATAAGCGGTAATGTCTCCGTAGTATCAATGAGTGATAAATATTTTTATAAAAAAAGAACAAAATGTTCGGATGATAAATGTAAAGAAACTTATGAGTACAGTGTTCGCTGTACAAAACGTGAAATGTCCATGAGTGCTCAGATGAAAATTGTTGATGTACAAAAAGGAGATATTATCTATGCCGAG
This window encodes:
- a CDS encoding LPP20 family lipoprotein, which encodes MYKVFLLILIYIFVGCTPSVHVKPSEQLPKWVDSDDTLRGVGSSEVNFQGIYTQRLAAVNQAKSDLAHTLKSYITSIYKSSEKVNKDEISNKSQNKITAFSEVFLNESYQVDAYFDVDRRLYVLVELSKPRLNTLLGIKVETIKTTQTLPKLNTRVFNKDELMQSRCYPQDILKTIDTKADLYQNKPVWFFRPNQNGYEGSVGIAEKESLKSYEEQKKVAVILAKSALSKRKKTQIASEHEALEILHNDTSGEIFETSSIVRSANRSQPTTVKDIWLDPQSCELYVWIVNN
- a CDS encoding COG3014 family protein; this encodes MKLLKHLLFATLLPLLFGGCVSNLANSIGVDLSNSSQQDKMYIAGRYAEAATLAYESKDKRASLDEANLLSTLKAGNSYFYAKDYINSIKMLDESEDIIKFHHEETIGGSVADYMSQLMLNDAAIDYHATISEAIMVNTYKSLDYMALGKHAQARVELNRAIDRQRRAKETYAELIGKQKDAIAEKRREKRSAGFDKTLSNPTIKSIAQRNYSSLEQFQAYPDFVNPFTTYLAGLFFAIEGDYSKSSSLLKEVHGMVPKNKTVKADFEMVEDALSGKPISEKYVWIIYENGLGAVKSEYRINIPMFLFSPRLVYAGIALPKMHTREQATSSITVFSQGEKEQETSLVADMDRVVLTEFNYSYNDILTRAVFSAILKTYAQYRANEKGGAVLGMAAGIFQSLTTHADTRVWNSLPKNFQIARVKMPLDGKLLLKAGVKNLDVNLDTNAKYAVIYVKIPTVISIPSVSIINFY
- a CDS encoding sensor histidine kinase, with amino-acid sequence MSIRPHRYKVILILTFIISFSIMFFVITNDKNKRIKEHLRQVILTNQMNYDVNLRMYKKLSQQTFDLIVEQPDVLNILQEAQSASETKRSLLREKLYDLTKEKYAKLVKLGVLQFQFVFPNNKDFLRVHKHGKFGDDLTGIRYSFNYVNKHKKPIEGFEGGRTTHAYRFVYPVFSNKSNYLGSVEISFSSGALQESMEKNHNTHTHFIVNKKLFNTNLWKPEIFQKYLPSVENENYLYTVTSNMDVSERENEKKIIDKFMKKDIEKNLKHEKSFALYQEFDNFVKVVTFIPVSHTDNKSVAAYLVSHTTSDDIAHLLNDFRNINVLLSVFLLVLFYFIYRILKSNTNIKIAQKETKSIINFLPSIMILNRNKNMIEVNLKFLMFFNQHKDIDDFLEHYECICDLFEEYDDENYIQETYVNKVYWTDYVKNNKDKIHKAMIIKDGKQHHFTVKVREVIYKNETTDIVQLIEITKELELNNSIKEKEKQLFQQAKMASMGEMIGNIAHQWRQPLNIISVMNMKVEFLLELNETINYDDYEPISKSIAGQLEYMTKTIDDFRSYYNPNKLKENFSIKQSIQDVYNLIYPQLNSHSVDLIITEDSDNEELIIYGHANEFKQVIINMVNNSKDAILHCQENDKDKAGKIEISIKKMNDEIIITIKDNGGGIPLDIIDKIYEPYFTTKHKSKGTGLGLNMSHQIITDHMNGTIVVYNLEHNKEDAGTIFIITLPINKNNNIS
- a CDS encoding YcfL family protein codes for the protein MRSSILIILALVAFFGCSKSPEPAGTIVKVVNGCGNSDIVITDIKGRKKPDGFMQAQVIGENSSNNYQALEYRVVWFDKEGFKIDSILSIWKKAPAYASQPFYINATSPSTKARTFRLYIKKDKEIICDEQYDGH
- the lpoB gene encoding penicillin-binding protein activator LpoB produces the protein MRRTIRWTLILGVTGLLFSGCATKTTNIDINNDKGDAVMGLDYRDFQGAAQDMIESLLASGAVNKPNGERYVLVVSRIINDTMQHIDTDQLVKKIRVGLLRSGKVVVTTAVGVNGAEDTMAMKTRKELRVDDEFNQKTVAGKGSMIAPDLSLSGKILQRNIRVDKSTQRVEYYFQMSLTDIKTGLAFWEDERVIGKRGSNKSVAW
- a CDS encoding DUF6340 family protein, with amino-acid sequence MNYSILVIATATLLISGCAQKATVLAIQPAEVDRMASTKKVAVSAFSHDIAGLSNKIEVELAGKKVDGKNYFTTISRSDINKVLEEQRLQNSGLFDDSSSVKMGKLLGAQALISGNVSVVSMSDKYFYKKRTKCSDDKCKETYEYSVRCTKREMSMSAQMKIVDVQKGDIIYAETISREGTWKRCVDDKKDLPSKAYGLNMLADEISGSFVQKLVPYYATYKVLLLDEPDLEYSDMQEDELKYALEYIKYKRYDKAEELLSRLLESTSDKSYVAAYNLAIIKEVQGDLMSAKQLCELADSLTIQPVEAVDLAILRINQSISSHRQAQKQIQQ